A section of the Leptospira noumeaensis genome encodes:
- a CDS encoding response regulator — MNRKILIIDDSAVFRKIISVHLKNADFDLIEAGDGIEGLKQLESNEVDLIVSDMNMPNMDGISFVKKVKENPKYKFTPIIMLTTESQPEKKQQGMDAGAKAWLTKPFSPEELLDTISKLLP, encoded by the coding sequence ATGAATAGAAAAATTCTGATTATCGATGACTCTGCGGTATTTCGCAAAATCATCTCCGTCCATTTAAAAAATGCAGACTTTGATTTGATTGAGGCCGGTGATGGTATCGAAGGTTTGAAACAACTAGAAAGTAACGAAGTTGATTTGATTGTGTCGGACATGAATATGCCGAATATGGATGGAATTAGTTTTGTAAAAAAGGTCAAAGAAAATCCGAAATACAAATTTACACCGATCATTATGTTAACCACCGAATCCCAACCAGAAAAAAAACAACAAGGAATGGATGCCGGTGCAAAAGCATGGTTAACCAAACCATTTTCACCAGAAGAGTTATTGGATACTATTTCTAAATTATTACCATAA
- a CDS encoding STAS domain-containing protein codes for MEPVQTLRESNSGFEIIWQGYLTVPFVKEWKNLSDVWTNTKGKIIHLDLQGIERIDTAGIQLLVYLKEFSQSNHYSFHLKNHSLAVLKVLDLLGLVSFFGDRVKVKKEHSNEVEFKYGTRKFS; via the coding sequence ATGGAACCAGTCCAAACACTTAGAGAATCAAATTCTGGTTTTGAAATTATTTGGCAAGGGTATCTCACTGTACCTTTTGTCAAAGAATGGAAAAATTTATCTGACGTTTGGACAAATACAAAAGGAAAAATCATCCATCTGGACTTACAAGGAATTGAACGAATTGATACCGCAGGAATCCAACTTTTAGTTTATTTAAAAGAATTCAGCCAGTCAAATCACTACTCCTTCCATTTAAAAAACCACTCTCTTGCAGTGCTAAAAGTTTTGGATTTGCTTGGCCTTGTGAGTTTTTTTGGAGATCGTGTTAAGGTAAAAAAAGAGCATTCAAACGAAGTTGAATTTAAATATGGCACGAGGAAATTTAGTTAA
- a CDS encoding chemotaxis protein CheA produces MDLTEVIDAYLVESDEFLRDMEAILLRTEVSTPSDDDLNAIFRAVHTIKGTAGMFGFESTVKFTHVVENLLDGLRSHNIPFQQELTEILLHAKDHLSYLVFEETKGKITEEKISFGNSILEKMKPFLKESNGEVPTKTQEITPSTESKPTKSNSSFGIPGYLISFRPNRNVFSQGLDPISFIGYLKKIGTIRSLKTVSEITNNLNEFDPENCYLGFEIHFDSNYDLETVRKVFNFIESDSFLHILPPGAGIEDLCNLSGQLPEEEILLGNLWKEIGILTDISLITYLEELKTLKTGIVSTANLSNVTSPPGSTLEPTQGNTANQSAKDTSKSSTIKVDSKRIDNLINRVGELVVSCANMNQLIGNMDDSNLQESSILVMRLLNEVREISLKLRMVPIGDSFQKYTRTVRDLGKELGKDIRLITEGNETELDRNIVDKLGDPLTHLVRNACDHGLETPEEREKKGKTKQGTIKLNAYHEAGSVVIEITDDGNGIQKEKVWQKAIDKGLVSGPMPDSEEEVFQLLFHPGLSTASQITNVSGRGVGLDVVLQNIESLRGNITVKSTPGKGSAFILRLPLTLAIIDGFLVEVGNNQFIIPMDMVLECLHFTEENRAETNQFFPLRGSLIPYLRLRDYYPSESNDKNLRENIVIVRNGEKKAGIVVERLLGEYQTVIKPMGSVFRHVKGVSGSSILGSGNVALIIDIPSLFERTIALENERLNQ; encoded by the coding sequence ATGGATTTAACAGAGGTTATAGACGCCTATTTAGTTGAATCTGATGAATTCCTTCGGGATATGGAGGCAATTTTACTTCGTACAGAAGTTTCTACTCCTTCAGATGATGACTTAAACGCAATCTTTCGTGCTGTTCATACCATCAAGGGGACAGCGGGAATGTTTGGATTTGAATCCACTGTAAAATTCACCCATGTAGTGGAAAATTTATTAGATGGACTACGTTCTCACAACATTCCTTTCCAACAAGAATTAACAGAAATTTTATTACATGCAAAAGACCATTTATCTTATTTAGTTTTTGAAGAAACAAAAGGTAAAATTACAGAAGAGAAAATTAGTTTCGGTAATTCTATTTTAGAAAAAATGAAACCCTTTCTAAAAGAATCAAATGGAGAAGTCCCGACAAAAACTCAGGAAATTACTCCTTCTACTGAATCTAAACCAACGAAATCAAATTCTAGTTTTGGAATTCCAGGTTACCTGATTTCCTTTCGACCCAATCGGAATGTATTTTCACAAGGACTAGATCCAATTTCCTTTATTGGGTATTTAAAAAAAATAGGAACGATTCGTTCTTTAAAAACTGTATCGGAAATTACAAACAACCTAAACGAGTTTGATCCAGAAAATTGTTATTTAGGTTTTGAAATCCACTTTGATTCAAATTACGATTTAGAAACTGTAAGAAAAGTATTTAACTTTATTGAAAGTGATTCCTTTTTACATATCCTTCCTCCGGGTGCCGGAATCGAAGATTTGTGTAACCTTTCAGGGCAACTTCCGGAAGAGGAAATTTTACTTGGTAATCTTTGGAAAGAAATTGGAATACTAACTGATATTAGTTTAATTACGTATTTAGAAGAATTGAAAACTCTAAAAACAGGAATCGTTTCTACTGCCAATCTTTCAAACGTTACCTCTCCACCCGGATCGACACTTGAACCAACACAAGGAAATACGGCAAACCAATCCGCAAAAGATACAAGTAAATCGTCCACCATCAAAGTTGATTCCAAAAGAATCGACAATTTGATCAATCGTGTTGGGGAACTTGTAGTTTCCTGTGCCAATATGAACCAACTCATTGGAAATATGGATGATTCAAACTTACAAGAATCATCAATCCTTGTGATGAGACTCTTAAATGAAGTAAGAGAAATTTCCCTCAAACTCCGGATGGTTCCTATTGGAGATAGTTTTCAAAAATATACAAGAACCGTCAGAGATCTTGGAAAAGAACTAGGCAAAGACATTCGGCTCATCACAGAAGGGAACGAAACAGAACTGGATCGTAATATTGTCGATAAGTTAGGCGATCCACTGACTCATTTAGTCAGAAATGCATGTGATCATGGTTTAGAAACCCCCGAAGAACGAGAAAAAAAAGGGAAAACAAAACAAGGTACAATCAAACTAAATGCCTATCACGAAGCAGGAAGTGTTGTTATCGAAATCACAGACGATGGAAATGGTATCCAAAAAGAAAAGGTATGGCAAAAGGCTATTGATAAAGGGTTAGTTTCGGGACCAATGCCTGATTCGGAAGAAGAAGTATTTCAACTTCTATTTCATCCTGGACTTTCCACAGCTTCGCAAATTACCAATGTTTCTGGTCGTGGTGTAGGCCTTGATGTTGTTTTACAAAACATTGAATCCTTACGAGGAAACATCACTGTAAAATCTACACCTGGTAAAGGCAGTGCATTTATCTTGCGGTTACCTTTAACACTCGCCATCATCGATGGATTTTTAGTAGAAGTTGGCAACAATCAATTCATCATACCGATGGATATGGTTCTAGAATGTTTGCACTTTACAGAAGAAAACAGAGCAGAAACAAACCAATTTTTTCCACTTCGAGGCAGTTTGATTCCTTACCTCCGTTTAAGGGATTATTATCCATCCGAATCAAATGACAAGAATTTACGCGAAAATATCGTAATTGTTCGGAACGGTGAAAAAAAAGCAGGGATTGTGGTCGAAAGACTTCTCGGCGAATACCAAACAGTCATCAAACCAATGGGTTCTGTTTTTCGACATGTAAAAGGTGTTAGTGGATCTAGTATTTTAGGAAGTGGGAATGTGGCTCTGATCATAGACATCCCTTCTCTTTTTGAAAGAACGATCGCTTTAGAAAATGAAAGATTAAATCAATAA